Genomic window (Sphingosinicella microcystinivorans):
ACTCATCGGAAGCAGCGCCTCAACATCCTCGTCGCGGACGATTATAGGCGATGCGCGCATCATGCCTCCACATGCTGCAGGGTTTGGGACATCGCGAAGTGCATTCCGGCTGCGAGCAGGAAAAGCGGTGACAGTGCCAACATAGCCAATCCGAGCGATTTGTCGCCATAGACGGGGGCGAGGCCATCACTGACGAGACCCACAAACAAGGGGCCTCCACCAAGCCCAACGATGTTGATTACAAACAGCAACAACGCCGATGATGTGCTGCGTCGGTTTGGCGGCACGGTATTCTGTATCACCGCCAGCGAGGGCGCGAGATAGGTGATGTACATCGCAAAGGGGACCGAGAAGAATGCCAGCCCCACCTGCCACGTCTCAGCGTTCACGCCCGCGATATAAAAGGGCAGGCTGACGAACAAGGCCGCCGCTGGCACTAGCCCGTAGATGTGCGGGCTGCGTCTTCCGAACCTATCAACAAGATAGCCGCTGAGCAGAATACCCACGGCGGAGGCGATACCTGAGACGATGCTGTAGTACATCGCCACCTCAGTAAGCGTCATACTCTTCGTCCGCATCAGAAATGCCGGCGTCCAGGCAAGCATTGCATAACCCACGAACCCCGAAATACTCGCGGAGATTGCAGCCAGCGAAAGCGTTCGAGAAGCGAAGAACGTACGAATCGCCTGCCAGAATGGCGGCCGGTCTGTCGTCGGCGTCTCGAACCGCCCGCGCCGTGGCTCGCGAACCAGCAGAACCAGCAGAAGTGCGACCAACACGCCCGGCAGTCCTATCGCGATGAAGGCCGTCCGCCAGCCGTGAACGGCGGCGATCCAGCCGCCCAGTGCCGCCCCGGCCGTCGTGCCCAGCGGAACGCCGAGCGAATAGAGCGCCAGCGCGAACCCGCGGCGCTCCGGCGGAAAATAATCGGCGATGATCGAATAGGAAGGAGGCGATCCCCCTGCTTCTCCCACACCTACACCAATCCGGGCGAGTGCAAGCTGCGTGAAATTCTGCGCCAGCCCGCAGGCGGCGGAAAACAAGCTCCAAAGCGCACAGGCGGCCGCGACAACACGTACACGGTTAACCCGGTCCGCCATCCAGGCCACCGGCACACCGAAAGCAGTGTAGAAAAGGGCGAACATGAAGCCCGTCAGAAGGCCCAGTTGCGTATCCGTCAGCATCAACTCTCCGCGGATCGGCTCCGCCAGGATCGACAGCAGCTGCCGGTCGAGAAAGTTCAGCATATAGACCAGCGAAAGCATCGCGACGACGAAATAACGATAGCGTAGGCTTTCGTGCGCCTCGATCGCCACCATAATTGCGCCACTCCCCCCCTTAATCCAGGCTCAACTCCCGATTGAGAGTTTCGGGTCCGACATCCCGCCGATGCCGTCAAACGTCAAATCGACTTTCCGCTGTCAATTTACATTTGTGATCGGCGGCTTCAAAGCGCTTTCCCCAGCAAGTGGTCAGAGATGATCCGCAGCTGTATCTCGGAAGTGCCCTCGAATATCTTGGTGAGCCGGGCGTCGCGCCAATGCCTTTCCACGGCATGAAGCTTGGTGTAACCCGCCCCGCCAAATATCTGAAGTGCTTCACTGGTCACCCGCTCGGCCATTTCGGTCGCCACATATTTAACCATCGCCGCTTCCTTGTCGCAGCGGTGGCCTCGGTCGATGGCATCGCAGACATGGTACATCAGCTGGCGCGAGGCCTCGATCTCCGAGGCCATTTTTGCGAGCTTGAACCTTATCGCCTGAAAATCGCCGATCGGGCGTCCAAACTGACGCCGCTCCTGTGCATAGGCAAGCGAGTCTTCCAACGCGCCCCGCGCCAAGCCGATCGCCCGGGCCGCCGTTTGAGCGCGCGCCCGTTCCAATCCATGCGAGATCATATAGAAGGCCCTGCCTTGCTCGCCCAGGAGCGTGCTGGCGGGTACGCGCACGTTGTCGAACGCAAGTTCCCAGGTCTTCCAGCCGAAATAGCCGATCTTTGGTATTGGGGCGCCTTGAACCCCGGCAGGCAGCTCTCCACGCGGCTTTTCCAGCATGAACGCGCTCAGTCCGAGATGACGCCGCTGTGGATCGGGCATGCCCGTGCGCGCAATCACCGTTACATAGTCCGCCTCATCGGCAAATGTGCACCAGTATTTGTTACCGCTTAGGATATAATCTTCACCCTCCCGCACCGCGCGGCAGCGGACCGCCGCAACATCCGACCCAGCATCTGGCTCCGACATTGCGAAAGCACCGAGCATCTCGCCGCGCACTACACGAGGCAGCATCTCGGCCTGCCAATCCTCGCTCATCGCCTCCATGCCGATCATGCCGTTACCGCGCGCAATCACGCTCCCAACACTCATCCAGGCGCGCGCAAGTTCTTCGGACACGAGGCAATATTCGAAGCAGCCGAGACCAAGGCCGCCGTGCCGCTCGGGTATCGTGATGCCGAAATATCCCTGCGCTGCCATCTTGTCGATCAGCG
Coding sequences:
- a CDS encoding spinster family MFS transporter, with amino-acid sequence MVAIEAHESLRYRYFVVAMLSLVYMLNFLDRQLLSILAEPIRGELMLTDTQLGLLTGFMFALFYTAFGVPVAWMADRVNRVRVVAAACALWSLFSAACGLAQNFTQLALARIGVGVGEAGGSPPSYSIIADYFPPERRGFALALYSLGVPLGTTAGAALGGWIAAVHGWRTAFIAIGLPGVLVALLLVLLVREPRRGRFETPTTDRPPFWQAIRTFFASRTLSLAAISASISGFVGYAMLAWTPAFLMRTKSMTLTEVAMYYSIVSGIASAVGILLSGYLVDRFGRRSPHIYGLVPAAALFVSLPFYIAGVNAETWQVGLAFFSVPFAMYITYLAPSLAVIQNTVPPNRRSTSSALLLFVINIVGLGGGPLFVGLVSDGLAPVYGDKSLGLAMLALSPLFLLAAGMHFAMSQTLQHVEA
- a CDS encoding acyl-CoA dehydrogenase family protein, with the protein product MCVTYMTEERLMIQQSARDFAMNEVLPVANELDPVQGDMPRALIDKMAAQGYFGITIPERHGGLGLGCFEYCLVSEELARAWMSVGSVIARGNGMIGMEAMSEDWQAEMLPRVVRGEMLGAFAMSEPDAGSDVAAVRCRAVREGEDYILSGNKYWCTFADEADYVTVIARTGMPDPQRRHLGLSAFMLEKPRGELPAGVQGAPIPKIGYFGWKTWELAFDNVRVPASTLLGEQGRAFYMISHGLERARAQTAARAIGLARGALEDSLAYAQERRQFGRPIGDFQAIRFKLAKMASEIEASRQLMYHVCDAIDRGHRCDKEAAMVKYVATEMAERVTSEALQIFGGAGYTKLHAVERHWRDARLTKIFEGTSEIQLRIISDHLLGKAL